Proteins from a genomic interval of Clostridium sp. 'deep sea':
- a CDS encoding DUF1697 domain-containing protein — translation MVSFLRGINVGVNNKIKMSEIVSIYTKLGYFKIATYLNTGNIVFIGTRKRNTNLIEKEIQNMIKHNKGLNIEVIIRTKRELQAIVDKFPFETENNKNLYVTLLKTASKVDFTEQINSSLKEFDLCRINEKEIYLYLPDGYSKSKVNNAFIEKKANVVSTTRNLKTIKKVLEMMS, via the coding sequence ATGGTATCGTTTTTAAGGGGTATAAATGTTGGAGTTAATAACAAAATTAAGATGAGTGAAATTGTAAGTATTTACACTAAACTTGGCTATTTTAAAATAGCCACCTATTTAAACACTGGCAACATTGTTTTTATAGGAACTCGTAAAAGAAACACCAATTTAATAGAAAAAGAAATTCAAAACATGATTAAACATAACAAGGGGCTTAATATAGAGGTTATTATAAGAACAAAAAGAGAGTTGCAAGCTATAGTAGATAAATTTCCTTTTGAGACAGAAAACAATAAAAATCTATATGTAACTTTGTTAAAAACTGCAAGCAAAGTAGATTTTACAGAGCAGATAAATAGTAGTTTAAAAGAGTTTGATTTGTGCAGGATTAACGAAAAAGAAATATACTTATACTTACCAGATGGCTATAGTAAAAGCAAAGTCAATAATGCCTTTATTGAGAAAAAAGCTAATGTGGTATCAACAACAAGAAATCTAAAAACAATAAAAAAAGTGTTAGAAATGATGAGTTAA